A window of the Hypomesus transpacificus isolate Combined female chromosome 8, fHypTra1, whole genome shotgun sequence genome harbors these coding sequences:
- the LOC124470184 gene encoding uncharacterized protein LOC124470184 produces the protein MPGEIPSPPASALRRQSMEVKKVVEEYCPKEREEGMNVITRRSSLSSSRRTTDRCRGRDYLHSTVTEEDEEVYTPRSEGRDDPENHTAWTPHRFITLNSPAREESTWSLNCETVAEKETQGNAHRMCVAERRTTGMKDGAWRLWPSSPLCNGYEAAFLKSLPVQGLGRQSEPPPVSSPTESLRDKLYRKTKHVLDYTVTDAIGKPPVRCGSNQSQFFRPCLPEWHASNVPTSRTINTKELFRTTDIRKTKDGSPWMRLRDRIPSRERSNSTLSSTPSFTSTKGNASSSPSKEAAINMPSVVRKTSNIIMEACVSF, from the exons ATGCCTGGGGAAATCCCGAGCCCACCTGCGTCAGCATTG CGCCGGCAAAGTATGGAGGTCAAAAAGGTTGTGGAGGAGTACTGTcccaaggagagagaagagggtatGAATGTGATCACACGAAGATCCAGTCTGTCCAGCAGCCGACGCACCACCGACCGCTGTCGAGGAAGAGACTATCTGCACAG TACCGTGAccgaggaggatgaggaggtatACACGCCAAGATCAGAGGGCAGAGACGACCCGGAAAACCACACTGCATGGACACCTCACCGGTTTATTACTTTAA ACTCTCCTGCCAGGGAGGAGTCGACTTGGTCCCTG AACTGTGAAACAGTGGCGGAGAAGGAAACACAGGGAAACGCTCACA GGATGTGCGTGGCTGAAAGACGAACGACTGGAATGAAAGACGGCGCGTGGAGACTG TGGCCTTCCAGCCCACTGTGCAATGGATATGAAGCAGCTTTCCTTAAAA GTTTGCCAGTGCAGGGGCTCGGCAGACAATCAGAGCCCCCCCCTGTGTCCTCCCCTACGGAAAGCCTGAGGGACAAACTGTACAGGAAAACCAAGCATGTGTTAGATTACACAGTCACTGATGCGATAGGAAAGCCTCCCG TGAGGTGTGGCTCCAATCAAAGCCAGTTTTTCAGACCGTGTCTTCCGGAGTGGCATGCGTCCAATGTACCCACATCAAGGACAATCAAT ACAAAGGAACTTTTCCGGACCACAGACATCAGAAAGACTAAAG ATGGTAGTCCGTGGATGAGGCTTAGAGACCGTATACCCAGCCGTGAAAGGAGCAACAGCACCTTGTCTTCTACTCCTTCATTCACAAGCACTAAG GGGAACGCCTCATCCTCCCCTTCTAAGGAAGCTGCAATTAATATGCCATCTGTCGTCAGGAAGACCTCGAACATCATCATGGAGGCATGTGTCTCATTTTAG
- the anxa13 gene encoding annexin A13 isoform X1, with protein MGNCQPTIVPYEEFDVVDDIKAIRKACKGFGTDEKAIIEILANRSAAQRVEIKQAYFDKYDDELVDVLKSELTGSFENAVIAMLDPPHIFAVKELRKAMKGAGTDEDVLVEILCTSTNDELAMYKECYFQVHDRDLESDIEGDTSGDVRNLLTALLQGTRDESEIVDEGLAEQDAVALFEAGEGRFGTDESTLSFILANRNYLQLQATFKIYEQLSGTEILDALETETSGTLKDCYIALVRVAKNPQLYFARRLNKAMKGAGTDEDTLIRIIVCRSEIDLETIKDMYLEKYDVSLKDALSSECGGDFKRLLLAICH; from the exons ATGGGCAACTGTCAA CCCACAATCGTGCCATACGAGGAGTTTGATGTTGTCGATGATATAAAGGCAATCCGCAAAGCGTGCAAAGGATTCG GAACTGATGAGAAAGCTATCATTGAGATCCTGGCTAACCGCAGTGCAGCCCAGCGTGTGGAGATTAAACAAGCCTATTTTGACAAATATGACGAT gagttGGTTGACGTGCTTAAAAGCGAGCTGACGGGGAGCTTTGAGAATGCCGTCATCGCCATGCTGGACCCTCCACACATCTTTGCAGTGAAGGAGCTGAGGAAGGCCATGAAGGGAGCGGGCACCGACGAGGACGTGCTGGTGGAGATCCTCTGTACCTCCACCAATGAT gAACTTGCTATGTACAAGGAGTGCTATTTTCAGG TGCATGATAGAGACCTGGAGTCAGACATCGAAGGAGATACTAGTGGAGACGTGAGAAACCTGCTCACTGCTCTTTTGCAA GGCACCAGAGACGAGAGTGAGATTGTGGACGAAGGTCTGGCCGAACAAGATGCTGTTGCACTGTTTGAG GCTGGGGAGGGTCGCTTTGGAACGGATGAGTCGACCTTGAGCTTCATCCTGGCCAATAGGAACTACCTACAGCTTCAGGCCACTTTCAAGATCTATGAGCAG CTTTCTGGAACCGAGATCCTGGACGCACTGGAGACTGAGACCTCTGGAACGCTGAAGGACTGCTACATcgccctgg TGAGGGTGGCCAAAAACCCCCAGCTGTACTTCGCCCGGCGCCTGAACAAGGCTATGAAGGGGGCGGGCACGGACGAGGACACCCTCATCCGCATCATTGTGTGCCGCTCAGAG ATTGATCTGGAGACCATTAAAGACATGTACTTGGAGAAGTATGACGTCTCCCTGAAGGATGCCTTGAGCTCAGAATGTGGTGGGGACTTCAAACGTCTCCTCCTGGCAATCTGCcattga
- the anxa13 gene encoding annexin A13 isoform X2 — MGNCQPTIVPYEEFDVVDDIKAIRKACKGFGTDEKAIIEILANRSAAQRVEIKQAYFDKYDDLVDVLKSELTGSFENAVIAMLDPPHIFAVKELRKAMKGAGTDEDVLVEILCTSTNDELAMYKECYFQVHDRDLESDIEGDTSGDVRNLLTALLQGTRDESEIVDEGLAEQDAVALFEAGEGRFGTDESTLSFILANRNYLQLQATFKIYEQLSGTEILDALETETSGTLKDCYIALVRVAKNPQLYFARRLNKAMKGAGTDEDTLIRIIVCRSEIDLETIKDMYLEKYDVSLKDALSSECGGDFKRLLLAICH, encoded by the exons ATGGGCAACTGTCAA CCCACAATCGTGCCATACGAGGAGTTTGATGTTGTCGATGATATAAAGGCAATCCGCAAAGCGTGCAAAGGATTCG GAACTGATGAGAAAGCTATCATTGAGATCCTGGCTAACCGCAGTGCAGCCCAGCGTGTGGAGATTAAACAAGCCTATTTTGACAAATATGACGAT ttGGTTGACGTGCTTAAAAGCGAGCTGACGGGGAGCTTTGAGAATGCCGTCATCGCCATGCTGGACCCTCCACACATCTTTGCAGTGAAGGAGCTGAGGAAGGCCATGAAGGGAGCGGGCACCGACGAGGACGTGCTGGTGGAGATCCTCTGTACCTCCACCAATGAT gAACTTGCTATGTACAAGGAGTGCTATTTTCAGG TGCATGATAGAGACCTGGAGTCAGACATCGAAGGAGATACTAGTGGAGACGTGAGAAACCTGCTCACTGCTCTTTTGCAA GGCACCAGAGACGAGAGTGAGATTGTGGACGAAGGTCTGGCCGAACAAGATGCTGTTGCACTGTTTGAG GCTGGGGAGGGTCGCTTTGGAACGGATGAGTCGACCTTGAGCTTCATCCTGGCCAATAGGAACTACCTACAGCTTCAGGCCACTTTCAAGATCTATGAGCAG CTTTCTGGAACCGAGATCCTGGACGCACTGGAGACTGAGACCTCTGGAACGCTGAAGGACTGCTACATcgccctgg TGAGGGTGGCCAAAAACCCCCAGCTGTACTTCGCCCGGCGCCTGAACAAGGCTATGAAGGGGGCGGGCACGGACGAGGACACCCTCATCCGCATCATTGTGTGCCGCTCAGAG ATTGATCTGGAGACCATTAAAGACATGTACTTGGAGAAGTATGACGTCTCCCTGAAGGATGCCTTGAGCTCAGAATGTGGTGGGGACTTCAAACGTCTCCTCCTGGCAATCTGCcattga